The Helianthus annuus cultivar XRQ/B chromosome 15, HanXRQr2.0-SUNRISE, whole genome shotgun sequence genomic sequence CCGAATATAACAAATCAACTGCAACAAATTCTGCACCAGTATTTAAATCGTGGTTTCGTGATCGTGGTTTTGTGAAATTATCAGAAACTGAAACATTAATCGGGTTTTCGTAAAGTACAAATGAAGAAAGGAGTTACAACTGGAGAGCCTGCTTTTCGTGTAACACGGGCTCGAGTGGCTGCTAGCCAGTCATCGAGTTCGGAACTGTTAAAAGAGCAGGGAGTGGGGCGTCTTATGCGTAAAAACTCTAAAAGGTCGGTGCAAGATGAGAATAAAAACAATGGCGTTGCGACAGGTGGTGTTCAGAATAAGAGGAGAGCAGTACTTAAAGATGTCACAAACATGTGTTGTGATAATTCTTATAAGAACTGCATAGTTCCAGCTAAAATTCCGGTTGGTAAACGATATTTACGTTTACATCTTGTATAGTTTTTTTATTAAGTGTGATAATTCTTGTAACTTGTAAGTCATTTTTGTTTCTACTTTTTGTCAAATGTGATCAGAAAAAGAATAGTGTGTTGACTAAAAAAAATCCAGTCAAAGTTCAACGAGTTTCTACTAAATCCGAACCAATGAAATGTGACGAAAGTAAGAGAGCTCACATTCGATCTACTCTCCCGAAAGTTCCGAACTCGATGACTGGCTAGCAGCCACTCGAGCCCGTGTTACACGAAAAGCAGGCTCTCCAGTTGTAACTCCTTTCTTCATTTGTACTTTACGAAAACCCGATTAATGTTTCAGTTTCTCTTCGTATCAAACTCCTAGCTTCGAAACGGTGCGGgccgaaacggttcgcgtcgaaacggtacgcatCAAAACGGTTGGATTCGAAACGGTGCGTGTCGAAACGGTACgcatcgaaacggttcgcgtcaaaacggttcacgtcgaaacggtacgcgtcgaaacggtgcGCGTCGAAACGGtgcgcgtcgaaacggtacgcgtcgaaacggtgcGCGTCGAAACGGTGCGCGTCGAAACGGTATGCGTCGAAACGGTGCGCGtcgaaacggtatgggtcgaaacggttcgattcaaaacggtactggtcgaaacggtacgaaacTCGTCCCGAACCGAAACTCGTCTCATGCGGAAACTCGTGCCGGCcagaaacccgacccgaaccgaccccgttccgatccaaaacctgCGTTGTGCCGAAACCCGACTCGGCCCGAAACTCAATTTGAACTGAACACGTTCCGATCCAAAACCCGTTTCGTGCTGTAACCCGTCTCGTGCGGATACTTGTGCCGGCTCGAAACCCATTCCGATCCGAAACCTGCCccgtttctttaagacactaacccacatcgacccatttctttaatgttgtcgacccgctttgacccgaaaataacaagatggaatttcaagtgacccattatgacccatttagttaaaatatcttagccaaaccaacccatataattttaaaagcaacccaaattgacccacttgaaaggctttgggtcaagattgccccctctaATAGTTTGTTTACCTTAACAAAAAATGTACCGATGTCACATCCTTCGAAACTTTTAACAGGTCCCTTCTCGAGTTGCAGTACATTAAATAGATATATCCTGAAAGATTGTAAAATATTCAAAAATCAATGAAACAAAAACTTATCAACTTGGTTTTAGGTTGTTAAAACTGTACCTGCTGTCCATGCATGAAGCGGAAATATATACTCCGTTTTTGTCTTGGGATAAGCTAGATATACCATATGATCTTTCCTGAAAGATAATCAAATATGTCATGTAAAATAGTAAGGCTTAGATATATATGATGCACACAGATTATCGGTTTCAGCAAATGTTGTTTGAAGACGTACCGACTTCCCTGATGGCTTATCGTGCGAACACGCCTGAGTAATTGGAGCTTTAAGGTTTCTTGTATCCCAAAACTTTATAACACTGCAACAAAGTAAACATTTCAATAATTAAAAATGACCCAATATACAACAATAATAGCTTCTTGCAGTCTTGCTCTTGCATACCTATCTACGGCTCCCGCTGTAGCAATGGAAACCTCGTCTTTCATATAAAGAACGGACGTAACACTCATGGAAGCAGCCTAGAACATTTAAACATTTAGTTAACGGTTTTAGTAACTTGCAGTGTGTTTTGGGATAAAAGTGTCTTGAAAGTTAAAACTAACCTTACTATTCCTACCCCTCGTTTTAACGCTTGAAGACATATGAGCCCCTTGAACAGTTTTTATTGTTCTGAGAATATGATAGTATTCACTATTCAGTATTGACCGATAGTCTCAATACATGACCAATTTGTAAGTAAATATTGGAAACTTACAAAGTATTTGGGTGTGCGCGCGTAGATTTAAAACTCCTTAAGTCCCATAAAGCAAAAGAACCATCTCTTGAACCAGATACAATTATATCTGACATAGACAAATGACCGGAAAAGTAAGCCTCCAGTTTTTTTAAGAAATGAAAGAATCGTAAGCTTACCGTGGTTAGAGGGATGCGCACTGATGGATTTCACGCTTCCTGTGTGACCCGTGAGTGCAAAAAGACATTTTCGTTCTTGAGAATCCCATACTTTAATCTGAAAGGACATAACACTTGTTATCAAATAAGTTGGGTACAATGAATATCATATAGAATTAACGTCTTATTAGGTGCTTACGCTATGATCACCGCAAGCTGTCAGCAAATTGGTGTCATCCTGCAAAAAGTGAATACAATGTACAAGATTTTAACACGGTAAATAACTTTTGAACTACAAAATGACATAAAATGGTTGGAATTTGATGTACCTTAATCCAACATAGATCGAATACAGCATTGTCATGAGCAAGCCACTCACATTTTCTAGCTTTTTCTGTCAAAAATAAAATACATAATTATTAACACTTTTAAAACTATGCTCTAGCAAATAAGATAAAGCTGTATGTTATTTGGTCAATGAAAACGCACCTGCATTTTCTGCGCTAGTTGATGAAGAAGGAAAATTCACGCGAGTGTTGTAAAGACAAACGTACCCGTCCTCACCAGTGACAGCAAGAATATGAGCATTTTTACTTGTCTGCAAATTTTGTACAGCATTATAATATATGAGGAAAAAACAATTGATCTTTAAGCTCTTTGAAAAACTAATCTACAAAGTGTGATATGAAACTGTATTGTGTTCTCTTGATGACTACTATACACTAATCACTTATTATGACTACTTGTTGGATCATAGAAACCACCGTATCTTCAACAACAATAAgcattcgaaaaaaaaaaaaaaactgttttggATTCCATTGTTAACTTTTCTTATTTGTGGCTTGTATATAGGTGTCATGAAGTTAATAATCGAATCCGAGAGTATTTGAAAAAATATACTTAATAATCCAATCCGATTAATAAGTTTTAAAAACTATATATAAAACTTTGGAAAgtttttgtgtgtgtatatatataagtttGAAAAATTATGTATAAAATTCCAATCCGATTAATAGCTCGGTACGCCACGACATACTAGTGACTATCAATTTATACAACCATGATATGTAGAGAGAAAAACAGTACATCTAAACACATCAAAAACTTGTGTAAATAACCAAACATTCACCGATTAAAAGGCAAGTAAAATCATACCTTACAAAACGATAACGCCATAGGAGGACTAACATCCTCCTCAAGTCCATAATCAAAAGCTCCTATTCGAGTAAACCGAGACGAATCATCATCCGCAAAACACGGTCGTTTCCGTACTGCATAAACCACAATTATTTCACAAAAATTAAAACATATCTAACAGTTACAAATTATCCGAATCTGAAAACAAATAATCTGAATACCTCTGAATCCGTTGAGCTCTCGGGAACGAATGTTCTGGAAGATCGATCTGTTGCTACAAGTCTCCATTTGCAAACGCCTGTAAATTTTGTTTGCAGATGGTGAGAGGTGTTGTGAGATTtaggtgatttttttttttttgtttttgtttttgattttggCGGGTGGGGTGGTGGTGGGAGAATGAACGCTGATGGCGGGCAAGTTTTGAAATTTGGGTTTTTGGTTCATGGCGCTGCTGGTGGTGATACTGGCGGTACTTTTTTTAAAACAGTTACGGTAAAAAAGTTAAAACACCAAAGGTTGTTAACGTGTAAAAGCGTACCAATAGAATTGAAACGAGTAGAGTCGAGCTCGGGCTTGATTAGTCACGAGCTCGTTTAACTTATGCAAACTCGAGCTTTGCTCGATTCAAGCTTTGTTTATGAAGCTCGAACTTGGCTCGTAGGTAGTTTTTCAAGCTCGAGTTTGGCTCGTGACTCAactcgtttattatttattaattagtatttttatataacattatatatgtgtatataatttagttattttatatGTGTATATAGCATTATATCTTAGATTTAATAATTACTAGATAAAAATTCATATTTAATGCCAATGAGGTAATGGTGGAGTAGTTGGGAAAGAATTGGTGTTTCTTGTAACCTAGGTTCCACGCTCACTTTCCCTACTATTTTCtacggcatccaggtgaagggcgaatacgggtggcgccggttcgtcttggatggaaggcgaggttttaccgattattctattgccgtgccttcgggcgagtggaggtcgggtttccgcgcatctgggagagccaaggggctggcggcggtcgagtagtcgaccatGGCCATTGTGCCCGGTGTCAGAGTGGTTGGCAAGTCGttccttgccgttcaaaaaaaaattcatatttaatatattaaataaaaattatataaataatagcCTCACGAGttggctcgagctcgataagtgaaacTTGGGCTCGAGCTCATATACTAAACAAAGTTATTTTTAGTCAATGCTTGTTTAAGCTTGGCTCGTTTACGCCCTTACGTACGAAGTATTAATATAGGTTACGTAAATATATTCACTTCATGCGTAATTAAGTACGTAAGTTTTGCACGTTAATTCCCCTTTGAACATTACGTAATACAATATAATCTTATAACTAGATCCTGGAGGTGCACATATCGTATCCAAACCTTTAATCATTTTGGTTAGACAACAAAAAGTCAAAACTGAGTTGAGTTTCAAATTGATTTGGGTTTTGTCAGTTTGTCCGGGTTTAATCAGTTTCAAAGGAAAAGATTGTAAACCAATTAAAAACCTACGGGTTGCACCGGTCTAAACTGGTttttagaccgtggggtatggtggagCGAGGTTTGGGGCATGGGGTTGACACGTGGCTTAGGTGGGCTTCGCTGGAGTGACCCACATTAAAGACGGTATGGTGAGACGGGGGTTTGGGGCCAGCCCAAACTgctatttatttttaaaacaagaaatttaaattttttaataatgttttttaaataaagaaaaatacataaaaaaattcCTAGTGCTTTTAATATTTTTTCTTTATCTTTTCTCTCGTCTCCAACATTAATTCCAACTCTTCACCTGATAGGTGATCGATGGGCTGGGCTAGAAATTTCATATCATCAcgtctttgtttcagggcatccCGAGCTTCTTTGTTCTTCCGAATTTCGGCCCTTTGTTattggaatacgttgaatgtatctaaCTTGCTTGCAATGTCATCCAACTGATTCCTGTATACTCCCCTACGCGAGCCCGAACTCCCAACTGAAGGCGAATGGGCAACGGCTAGTTGttttggccattgagagcccgccatgtcatATTGATAgacccgcccaacgcccgggctaaAAGTCCCGCCCAatgggccacgcccaaacccaagccctcCCGGGATGGTGACATGGGCGTTTTTACCCAACCCCCGCCTCATACCCCATAAGCCTATGTATATAGGTTTCGCTTTCGGTTCGGGTCTCGATTCAACTTCAAAAACCATTCTTTTGTGCATCTCTACTATAACTAGCGTGGACAATGGAGATGGATACAAAATGTGATATTCATCATCGTCGTAGTTGAATAATTGATTAATAaaatgcatttgacaagtctaaatACAGTATTATTTAAATTTGAAGGACTTTTAAATGACACTTCATCGTTTAATAAACCGGCAAATTTGAACAAACTTTTATAACAAAAAGAAATTTAGATTTTCTGTAAATAGAAAACTAAACAAATGTATTTTAAAGACGGGGTAAATGTGTTTCCCATATATATTGTTCTGCTCTTCAAATAAATGTGGAAATAAATAGTTGTGACCACTTATCTCATAATTAGCATTGTACataagataaataaataaatatacacatgcagatatatttatataaatccaCCGACTAGCTATTGATTCTTTGTATACAATGTGATGACGACAAGCGAGGATGGCATCCAAAGTTGTACTATTAAACAAATTGATCGATAAGACGATAACAATAAGAACCCATGAGTTAATGGTCTAGTGGTATGGTGTTTacatttaataaaaatatttgaATTTAAATTCATACAAATGAAAAGTCACGTAGTATTTGAAAGtcttgttaaaaatatatataaattgaaGGTAAAAAAGAACAAAAGCGTGTATACATTTTTCTATTTTGCATTTAATCTGAATGGACTTCACGGACCGACATAGCGTTATAGGGTGGTGTCATGTGGTGCTTGGTTAGCACCCATTGGCTACAGACCACGCATAAACTGGTGAAATGGAGTCCTATCATATATTGCATTATTTGTTTGGTCCTGCAACAGAGTAGAAGTTGGCTACAAAGCCaacttttcctacaaagtgtaggaagcatTCTTCatttgacatgtggcattgaataTTTTTATGCAAAAGGGCAAACTTGTAAttgaatatattttatttatgGAAGATTTTATCTCCTAAACCAGTTTGAGATATTTATGGTAACTGAATATCTTCTCTGAATTCAAATTCGGAAGTTTTAGTTTTATACTAAGATCATCGCTAATTCATACACACATTCCATTAGATTTTATCTCTTTCGATCAATTCATATTACTAATAAAAAATCACGATTTCAAATAACATGGTTGATGGCGGTTTATGTGTTTAGGAAGAAGATGTGTTTTTACCTGCTACAATCCTTGATGAACAATTTCTTAACGATGTGTTTTACCAGCTGCAATCGTTCATGAACAATTTCTTTAtgatgtgttttaccagttaCAAGTTAATTCACAGTGTGTTATAACAGTTTATATTTTAGGAACGAGATGTGTTTGTTGATGTGTTTTACCTGCTACAATTCTCCATGAACAATTTCTTAACGATGTGTTTTACCAGCTGCAATCCTTCATGAACAATTTCTTGACGATATGTGTTATAGCAGTTTATGTTTTAGGAAGGAGATGTGTTTGTAACTATTGACATTGTGTTTTTAGGAAGGAGATATACTTGtaatttcttgacgatgtgttttataAGTTACAGATTAATTCATAATGTGGTATACCAGTTATGATTCACAAATGACATGTCTTTTGTGGTTTCTTGACGttttgttttataattttttgggtTTCTTCACGATGTGTTATATTGTATAACACACCATACAAGTTAAATGACGTGTTATATTGTATGATTCATGATATGTTTTCTTGGGTTTCTTCACGATATGTTATATTGTATGATTCATGATGTGTTTTCTTAATGTTGTGTTTCTTCGAAGGagagaaggaagagagagagagagaaagtcgcGAGAAATGTATGATGGTTTATGGTATGATAGTcatttccatatttaaaacaagctaaatgacataTTTACCCCTAATTAATTAAATCATCCTATTTTTAAGACATagatattaccaaaatgccaccaagatgatctcaaccatcaaacacactcatccaatggtcaagatcacttcctacactttgtaggaaaaacacactttgtagaggaacctcaccctatatatcaTGAAGATATTTCTTTCACACAGATTTAGTTTTGAAATATAGTTTTTACCCTAGACTAAACCACAAACACgaagggcaagtgtacccgtcGAATGGTAATATAATTTTTAGGTAAGAATCGGAAATCAATACGTATACGCGGTTTCTCGGTACTAAACTTTTGTTGCTCCAAAGTTGGTTCACTTAACAAGTTTAGGGTTTTCTAATTTATCATGAAAAATAGCAAAAATCCTAAATTAACTAGTTCAACAATATCATATGAGAAGTTGCTTAAAGTAAGTATTCACTAATGATTATGTGACAACTAAGGGAAGCACTAATGATGACACAGCCTCTAAATTAACGAAGTTCCGGTCAAGGTTCCTAGTTTTATATTTCTTTCTGAaaattaaaatgaaataacacTCTAATCACCTAAAAACATTCTTTTAAGCTCGGTTATAAAGTTGATATTAATCTTTAAACAAGAGTTATTAGTTTGTCAAAACTCCTAACTCGACAATATATGGAAAACTAATGTGAACAACACCCCAATCACCCTAACTTGCTTTTAAGTATATAACGCCCTAGTGTTGTTCTTGATATGAACCACAGGCATGATCATGCTAGATAACAACTTTAGCCTAAATCATCATTCTTGCACAATTAGCATACTCTATAATCCACATTAACACTATCATGATCTTTCCAGATCCAAGTTCAAGAATTCATACACATACTCAAATCATCATCCGTTCATGTTAACAATCACCATTCCTAGTCTCATGTTATGAATCAAACTACAAGTAACAGGATTCCATAATCATAACAACTTTAAGCATGCATATGAACTCCAAGAACTAAACTAAACAAGAACTTATCATCACATCTACttccatattatcacataatcaaAAGCTTCATCAAAGTTTAAGCAACTACACGTGTTTAGGCTCAAAGGCTCGTCGTCACTGATACAAATTCTTTAAATATTACAAAGTGTGACATGAGATCAAAATTGCTAACCAATTTAAAAACAAGAATTAAATAGTGGATGACCAAGCCTTCAAGTGTTTTAGTCCTCTCCTTAGCTCCTCCTTGGCTCTAACTTCGTTCCAAATACAAatttttgagagaaaaagtcAATTCAAGACCCAATTACACATCTCATACGCATTGCAATTCCAAAATTCGTCAAACTCATACTCCTCGTTTATCCTTATAGGATAACTCGGTGTTTTCCCAAAACTCTCAAACGCACCAACTCACGTACGTGGAAATTACTtcgcaaaccgtgagtatacttgaccgTTTTTAGTTTTTACGCTCTAACGCACTTtgggttgtcacaccccgatatttccacgtattaccggtggggagtatcgtgacgtagttgatatcatcatagtcaaacaacacaaatttaaatgcacagcggaagcaaaagatagatttattttcaaccgaataaaagtgtaatattaagtatcacaacaTGGCtgaaaagatccacaggcggatcaaaagataaaaagaaactTTGTTCCATAGACTttaaggcatctaagcttgcgagacttttatgtgatgctaggagaggccagcctattccgattaatacctgcacttagcctttttgggaaaatacgtcaatttacactggtaaatacaatttaactgacttattttgaaaacatttaagaaaattgatttgaatccacatggcacaaaactttttataacttgggataattatttttatataaacttgtaaaagaattacatgttcgttacacgttcagtagcccgggttgaataccgggttaaagattaatagacacaccacattgtatagtcccgcggcgagttattctcgtaaccagcggttataccttattatttataaatgcactgacgggtgtacgcctacacccgcgcgctaaggtcgtggccattcaatgaatgatgccaaggatatccgggacatggtcattaacccccaaaggctttaagcaaacgaaataatttaaacgggtcatttcaatgaatTAACCATCATacaattaaagattcaatgcccgaccaagcggtattttatataccgtacaccaagcccgtataaggaaaataagttaaaagtatttacctttcaagtaataatcacaaatagcaagtgcatgtagcttttaccgggtctcctattttggaacgaaggtttataataacctattagattcctaacgggtctttaattaagcttaaacttagaccggttagttttaaagaaagatacgGTTTAAAACGCATGATGAAGCGAaaaccggaatagaatgtgatttagacccgacaagtttgaatacttgtataatatgggtaaactaaacacattctggattttgagacaaaaatgataaggtttgacccgtttcggtcaatttatgcaaactagttacataaaccgaaccgaatgcgaaaatgcgtaacgggtaaccataagagtcatatacatgtttcctaagttaatatgccttaaatatgttgtgacatcagtaagatatcttctattatgcccaaaacgaatttaaactcaaactatgccctgtaggggcattttggtcattttaaaggttataaaagagtttaaataacaaactgagttacaggtctgatataattagtaaaaatacttaatttaataagttataacagtagtgTATTACCTATGTGTGAAAtctatcatttataaccaaactttGCACCTTAGGGGCATTTTgataatttcacataggcttaaaaggtcaaaactggaaatctgagtttaaaacttttgcttactgttaaaatataaaacaattaactgaaaatatcagtaggaatcaaaccttatatgtttaaaatagttttaatacatactatgcgttaaaaaagCTTAAAAATGCGTTTTTGAGCTGTTTCTGGGtttttaaaggaaagctgatatttttattattccagaaggctcaaaatattttatttatcatattagatcagtagaaaaaaggtttggtattaaaaggatttgtaaaactcattttataggccaaaagggcaaaaccgacaataaccgaatcaagcttagaactctatgttatgctcagcctaaaaataaataaaaatcttcaaaaatcccaaaatgggtaaaaagtttgatatcaaaaattgggtttagataggttatacgctaattatgccgtttaattaataaa encodes the following:
- the LOC110911260 gene encoding denticleless protein homolog A, whose protein sequence is METCSNRSIFQNIRSRELNGFRVRKRPCFADDDSSRFTRIGAFDYGLEEDVSPPMALSFCKTSKNAHILAVTGEDGYVCLYNTRVNFPSSSTSAENAEKARKCEWLAHDNAVFDLCWIKDDTNLLTACGDHSIKVWDSQERKCLFALTGHTGSVKSISAHPSNHDIIVSGSRDGSFALWDLRSFKSTRAHPNTLTIKTVQGAHMSSSVKTRGRNSKAASMSVTSVLYMKDEVSIATAGAVDSVIKFWDTRNLKAPITQACSHDKPSGKSERSYGISSLSQDKNGVYISASCMDSRIYLFNVLQLEKGPVKSFEGCDIGTFFVKSKLSPDAGHILSGSSDGSAYVWQVNKPHADPIKLEGHEGEVTAVDWCSGEIGKIATAADDSVVQLWNINSSCYSTTRSPSSIRRREKALPTMKRRKLFTYEETKGSITGPDPDPLVQPTVQFDSPEIKTPEPLKKQISNSHTGGVYERSPDASFGSPSSVLNPPPSLKRKTILDYFVAPST
- the LOC110911261 gene encoding cyclin-A2-1-like, translating into MKKGVTTGEPAFRVTRARVAASQSSSSELLKEQGVGRLMRKNSKRSVQDENKNNGVATGGVQNKRRAVLKDVTNMCCDNSYKNCIVPAKIPKKNSVLTKKNPVKVQRVSTKSEPMKCDESKRAHIRSTLPKVPNSMTG